The following proteins are co-located in the Acropora palmata chromosome 11, jaAcrPala1.3, whole genome shotgun sequence genome:
- the LOC141896560 gene encoding histone H4 translates to MSGRGKGGKGLGKGGAKRHRKILRDNIQGITKPAIRRLARRGGVKRISGLIYEETRGVLKVFLENVIRDAVTYTEHAKRKTVTAMDVVYALKRQGRTLYGFGG, encoded by the coding sequence ATGTCTGGTCGCGGCAAAGGGGGAAAAGGACTCGGCAAAGGAGGCGCCAAGCGTCACCGTAAAATCCTTCGTGATAACATCCAAGGCATCACAAAGCCAGCCATTCGTCGTCTTGCTCGCCGTGGCGGTGTCAAGCGAATCTCTGGccttatctacgaggagaccCGCGGTGTTCTCAAAGTTTTCCTTGAGAATGTTATCCGTGATGCTGTGACGTACACTGAGCACGCCAAGCGCAAGACTGTGACAGCCATGGATGTGGTgtacgctctcaaacgccagggacgcACTCTGTACGGATTTGGCGGCTAA
- the LOC141896556 gene encoding uncharacterized protein LOC141896556, with protein MATKTVAVYQVAICLLLLCWVRYICAQDNEDHFMSKEPLQYCPYFNNRGPSRQNNLRNCSWYKDNSCCYDEEIEFAFRQLTPLSGASQDCIRYLNYLYCYICAPNQNTFFKEFTLTVCEEFCDLVYGACEGAQLKGRKIGNIYKNGKEFCRGRRFETDVQANGKCFTHESKKVNSSSQRIVVTSACLIVGLFTLYLHCLLF; from the coding sequence ATGGCCACGAAGACAGTTGCGGTGTATCAAGTCGCAATatgtttgttattattatgctgGGTAAGATATATTTGCGCACAAGATAACGAGGATCACTTCATGTCCAAAGAACCGCTTCAATATTGCCCGTACTTTAATAATCGGGGCCCCTCAAGACAGAATAATCTCCGAAACTGCAGTTGGTACAAAGACAATTCCTGTTGTTACGACGAAGAAATCGAGTTTGCGTTTCGGCAATTAACTCCACTTTCTGGTGCTAGCCAGGATTGTATTCGGTATCTCAATTACTTGTACTGTTATATTTGCGCTCCGAATCAAAACACGTTTTTCAAGGAGTTTACTCTTACCGTGTGTGAAGAGTTCTGCGATCTTGTGTATGGCGCTTGTGAAGGTGCTCAACTAAAGGGAAGAAAGATTGGCAACATTTACAAGAATGGCAAAGAATTTTGCAGAGGCCGTCGATTTGAAACCGATGTACAAGCTAACGGAAAATGTTTTACACACGAATCAAAGAAAGTTAATAGCTCGTCGCAAAGAATTGTCGTGACCTCTGCGTGTTTGATAGTTGGATTGTTTACCTTGTATCTTCACTGCCTTCTGTTTTGA
- the LOC141896558 gene encoding histone H2A, protein MSGRGKGKAKGTKSKSRSSRAGLQFPVGRIHRLLRKGNYAERVGAGAPVYLAAVLEYLSAEILELAGNAARDNKKTRIIPRHLQLAVRNDEELNKLLAGVTIAQGGVLPNIQAVLLPKKTEKKAKA, encoded by the coding sequence ATGTCAGGTCGCGGTAAAGGAAAAGCAAAGGGCACCAAGTCCAAGAGCCGTTCATCTCGAGCAGGCCTTCAGTTCCCTGTTGGTCGAATCCATCGTCTCCTTCGCAAGGGCAACTATGCTGAGCGCGTTGGAGCTGGTGCTCCAGTGTACTTGGCAGCTGTGCTTGAATACTTGAGCGCTGAGATTCTTGAGTTGGCGGGCAATGCTGCTCgtgacaacaagaaaacaagaatcaTCCCGCGTCACCTTCAGCTTGCTGTCCGCAATGATGAAGAACTCAACAAACTGTTGGCCGGTGTCACCATCGCACAGGGAGGAGTTTTGCCTAACATCCAAGCGGTTCTTTTGCCCAAGAAGACCGAGAAGAAGGCAAAAGCTTAA
- the LOC141896553 gene encoding protein ecdysoneless homolog, with protein sequence MENVVKYKVFIKDGESFVSEIDLEVRLANYLAFLSPLINDFIWQNESFHLVVRPDKGDIPAHLYGKTNFGDNVGDEWFVVSLLYELSRVFPETCISISDNDGEFLLIEAAHFLPRWLNPDNSKNRVFVYKGKLHIIPIPSTPGELIVFPTGTPTVCQALQLVFSVHKTEAAAKIQDAVNQRIIGKLSKQSQNTFHYAHCYVPVEVKYVLDQKPSLISPIVQAFFERDAADIKACRKMDQFLIKTRLMARICFTRCLYAQLSQQPFKPYKESEWPLPPPSHTEFQAHELGHKLACGFQILCLRSEKEEVNSKEESFFIGPLWEKFLACLKEQGYFKGEVDGSKLHQELFRKAQKQFSEQFATENRPSPGETIRRILKNATIDVEKMKNEELLPADDDSWLNLSEDDLQGILSQYSHPDSSMNGTECGTKAQDDQRKDETPVDLESVRSSLKSFVDKVSSYEGAEFPGDREFDDIEFDADSFVDTVGKILGQAVDSNSEFDDEEMTNSDMTSSSDDERREPSIESSSRIGDGDMLAYMEQMDAELARTSIGDSFEKRASQAEDLTSQGNRQTQEDLSGAKTHEEDEAGFPVDVDFNLVKNILESFSTQQGLAGPASNILNSMGVWLPPDKDVTQLEQ encoded by the exons ATGGAAAACGTAGTAAAGTACAAGGTTTTCATCAAGGATGGAGAGTCTTTTGTCAGCGAAATAGACTTAGAGGTCCGTTTGGCTAATTATTTGGCTTTTCTGAGCCCACTAATCAACGATTTCATTTGGCAAAACGAGTCATTTCATCTTGTCGTCAGGCCGGATAAAG gagaTATTCCAGCTCATTTATATGGGAAAACAAACTTTGGTGATAATGTAGGTGATGAGTGGTTTGTTGTATCTCTTCTTTATGAACTGTCAAGAGTTTTCCCTGAAACATGCATCAG TATATCGGACAATGATGGAGAATTCCTCTTAATTGAGGCTGCTCATTTTCTTCCGAGATGGCTTAATCCAGACAACAGCAAGAACAGA GTTTTTGTGTACAAGGGAAAGCTTCACATCATACCCATCCCCTCTACCCCTGGGGAATTGATTGTCTTTCCAACTGGCACCCCTACAGTTTGTCAAGCTCTGCAGTTGGTATTCAGTGTTCATAAAACTGAAGCGGCAGCAAAGATTCAAGATGCAGTCAATCAAAGAATTATTGGCAA ACTTTCTAAGCAGTCTCAAAATACCTTTCATTATGCACATTGCTATGTCCCAGTGGAAGTGAAATATGTTCTGGATCAAAAGCCGTCATTAATCAGTCCTATTGTGCAGGCATTTTTTGAACGGGATGCAGCTGATATTAAG GCTTGCCGGAAGATGGATCAGTTTTTGATAAAGACAAGACTTATGGCCAGG atatGCTTTACTCGCTGTTTGTATGCACAGTTATCCCAGCAACCATTCAAGCCCTACAAGGAGTCAGAATGGCCTTTACCCCCACCATCTCACACAGAATTCCAAGCTCATGAGCTAGGACACAAATTA gCATGTGGTTTTCAGATCTTATGCTTGAGAAGTGAAAAGGAGGAGGTTAATTCAAAG GAGGAAAGTTTTTTTATTGGTCCATTATGGGAGAAGTTCTTAGCTTGCCTTAAAGAACAAGGCTACTTTAAG GGTGAAGTAGATGGCTCCAAATTGCATCAGGAACTTTTCAGGAAAGCACAGAAGCAATTTAGTGAACAATTTGCGACAGAGAACAG ACCTTCTCCTGGAGAAACCATCCGAAGAATCTTAAAAAATGCAACGATTGATGTGGAGAAAATGAAGAACGAAGAGTTGCTCCCAGCAGATG ATGACAGTTGGTTAAATTTGAGTGAGGACGATTTACAAGGCATACTTTCCCAATACAGTCATCCAGACTCATCAATGAATGGTACAGAATGCGGAACGAAGGCTCAAGACGATCAAAGAAAAGAC GAAACACCAGTCGATCTGGAGTCAGTTAGAAGCAGCCTAAAGTCGTTTGTGGACAAAGTATCAAGCTACGAAGGAGCAGAATTCCCAGG tgaTCGTGAATTTGACGACATTGAATTTGACGCTGACTCATTCGTGGATACTGTGGGAAAAATTTTAG GCCAAGCTGTTGACTCGAACAGTGAGTTTGATGACGAAGAAATGACCAACAGCGATATGACATCCAGCTCAGATGACGAAAGACGGGAACCTTCTATAG AAAGTTCGTCCAGGATAGGAGATGGAGACATGCTAGCGTATATGGAACAAATGGATGCTGAACTCGCACGTACATCCATAGGGGACAGCTTTGAAAAG AGGGCTTCACAAGCCGAAGATCTGACATCACAAGGAAACCGGCAAACGCAGGAGGACTTATCCGGTGCGAAAACGCACGAGGAGGATGAAGCAGGATTCCCTGTTGACGTCGATTTTAATCTTGTTAAAAACATTCTAGAGTCCTTCTCCACACAGCAAGGTCTAGCTGGACCAGCATCCAATATTCTGAACTCCATGGGAGTGTGGCTTCCTCCAGATAAAGATGTCACTCAATTGGAGCAATAG
- the LOC141896559 gene encoding histone H2B, gonadal-like: MAPKVAGKKGEKRAGKAKAVTDGKKKKRGKRKESYAIYIYKVLKQVHPDTGISSKAMGIMNSFVNDIFERIAGEASRLAHYNKKSTISSREIQTAIRLLLPGELAKHAVSEGTKAVTKYTSSK, encoded by the coding sequence ATGGCACCCAAAGTTGCAGGAAAGAAAGGCGAGAAAAGAGCGGGAAAGGCAAAAGCCGTAACCGatggaaagaagaagaagcgaggaaagagaaaggaaagttATGCGATCTACATCTACAAAGTTCTGAAGCAAGTTCACCCTGACACTGGTATctccagcaaagccatgggcATCATGAACTCGTTCGTGAACGACATTTTCGAGCGCATCGCTGGCGAAGCTTCGCGCCTGGCTCACTACAACAAGAAATCAACTATCAGCTCCCGCGAGATCCAGACCGCCATCAGGCTGCTTCTCCCCGGTGAACTGGCGAAACACGCCGTCAGTGAAGGAACCAAAGCTGTAACCAAGTACACCAGCAGCAAGTAA
- the LOC141896557 gene encoding histone H3, which produces MARTKQTARKSTGGKAPRKQLATKAARKSAPATGGVKKPHRYRPGTVALREIRRYQKSTELLIRKLPFQRLVREIAQDFKTDLRFQSSAVMALQEASEAYLVGLFEDTNLCAIHAKRVTIMPKDIQLARRIRGERA; this is translated from the coding sequence ATGGCTCGTACAAAGCAAACCGCACGTAAATCAACTGGTGGAAAAGCTCCACGCAAACAACTCGCAACAAAAGCAGCTCGTAAGAGCGCGCCTGCTACTGGTGGAGTCAAGAAACCTCATCGTTACAGGCCTGGAACAGTCGCTCTTCGTGAGATccgtcgttaccagaaatccACCGAGCTGTTGATCCGAAAGCTGCCCTTCCAGCGTCTTGTGCGTGAAATTGCTCAGGATTTCAAGACCGACTTGCGTTTCCAAAGCTCTGCTGTGATGGCTCTTCAAGAAGCTAGTGAAGCTTATCTTGTTGGTCTGTTTGAAGACACAAACTTGTGTGCCATCCACGCCAAGCGAGTCACCATTATGCCGAAGGATATTCAGTTGGCCCGCCGAATCCGCGGAGAGCGGGCATAA